The following coding sequences are from one Brienomyrus brachyistius isolate T26 chromosome 2, BBRACH_0.4, whole genome shotgun sequence window:
- the LOC125715142 gene encoding uncharacterized protein LOC125715142 isoform X6 translates to MGSDDSRPSLLSKTPIYDATEPNNTPQQIANEDEVFVPRLRRTKSIEMKDAVPDNSDELYDSTSGSNDDYIPDTTCESDSGSEYSFKQNLRTKNQSFDLLDVSGSVSSQVCDSTTPDKMTYDDHNLASEVTGAEEEEPSSSQNVNDIMVVKALKKRGGNRIYNKKHYCLYCSKPYSKIARHLEGAHENKPDVAKALSFPKGSKERKKQLDYIRNRGNYAHNAAVMESGKGELVPFRRPHKEVQGKEFMHCAYCQGLFTRKVLWRHMHNCKLKPGSVTSKPGKNRVQSMCTYTGPVPSHVSKQLWGVIGAMNPDPVTDIIKNDQVIIALGQHLLNKGGPSRKNQQYVREKMREIGRLIYNASKVTTLKKLEDFINPKNYMDTVKAVKFTCGYDSETNKFLIPSLANKLGNALVKVSKLLKAQGLISNNKELVENASKFLDVHQQKWNEMISATALRNISEAKWNVPTLMPFTEDVQKMHAYLNEMQDNWYKSLYENPSVKAWIELTKVCMTQIILFNRRREGEVASMPLSAFLSRDTSDPHQDVDWALSEVERKLYRHFTRIVTRGKRGRPVPILLTPKMLCALELLAKQRGACGVLKDNQYMFARPEAMTHFRGSDCIRGFAKVCGAKCPESLTSTRLRKHAATLSTVLNMTDTEMDQLATFLGHDIRIHREFYRLPEKTLQLAKISKVLMALEQGRLAEFHGKNLDEIQIDPDEKVLDSDEEDFQEKCQADSSIIDEPSAEEILPPTERNEMPPPPSKRHKPLPLDDTSPSVVSTVRPSSKGKVTQKKRPWQQTEVQAVERHMNRFIISGIVPAKSDCERCLRAEPEALKQRNWENLKFYVYNRITAYKREIQRK, encoded by the exons ATGGGGTCGGACGACTCTCGACCTTCCCTCCTCTCAAAGACTCCGATATATGATGCTACTGAACCAAACAACACACCTCAACAG ATTGCCAATGAAgatgaggtttttgtaccaagaCTCAGACGGACTAAAAGTATTGAA aTGAAAGACGCTGTTCCTGACAATTCTGATGAACTTTATGATTCCACATCAGGGAGTAATGATGATTATATTCCAGATACCACTTGTGAAAGTGACAGTGGAAGTGAATACAGCTTTAAACAAAACCTAAGGACCAAGAATCAGTCTTTTGATTTGCTTGATGTCTCTGGTTCAGTGAGTTCCCAAGTCTGTGACTCGACAACCCCAGACAAAATGACTTATGATGACCACAACCTTGCATCTGAAGTCACTGGAGCAGAAGAAGAAGAACCCTCTTCAAGTCAGAATGTAAATGACATCATGGTTGTTAaggcattaaaaaaaagagGAGGGAATAGAATTTACAACAAGAAACACTATTGCTTGTATTGCTCTAAACCATATTCTAAGATCGCAAGGCATCTAGAAGGTGCACATGAAAATAAACCTGATGTAGCTAAAGCTCTAAGCTTTCCAAAGGGTTCCAAGGAGAGGAAAAAACAGCTAGATTATATTCGTAACAGAGGAAATTATGCTCACAATGCTGCTGTAATGGAGTCAGGAAAGGGGGAACTAGTGCCATTTAGGCGACCTCATAAAGAAGTGCAGGGAAAGGAATTCATGCACTGTGCATATTGTCAAGGTCTTTTTACAAGAAAGGTTCTTTGGCGGCATATGCATAATTGTAAACTTAAACCCGGATCAGTCACCTCCAAACCAGGAAAGAACCGTGTTCAGTCCATGTGTACATACACAGGGCCTGTGCCTTCACACGTAAGTAAACAACTGTGGGGAGTAATCGGTGCCATGAATCCTGACCCAGTCACAGATATAATCAAAAATGACCAAGTCATTATTGCTCTTGGACAGCACTTGTTAAACAAAGGTGGACCATCACGCAAGAATCAACAGTATGTTCGAGAGAAGATGAGAGAAATCGGAAGGCTGATTTACAATGCCAGCAAAGTGACCACCTTAAAAAAATTGGAAGATTTCATAAATCCAAAGAACTACATGGACACTGTCAAAGCTGTCAAGTTTACATGTGGGTATGACAGTGAAACAAACAAGTTCTTAATTCCATCACTGGCAAACAAACTTGGAAATGCCTTGGTTAAAGTAAGTAAACTTTTAAAAGCTCAGGGTTTAATCTCAAACAACAAAGAGCTTGTTGAGAATGCCAGTAAGTTTCTAGATGTCCATCAGCAAAAGTGGAATGAGATGATCTCAGCTACTGCATTGAGGAACATCAGTGAAGCAAAGTGGAATGTGCCCACTCTCATGCCCTTTACTGAAGATGTCCAAAAAATGCATGCATATCTCAATGAAATGCAGGATAACTGGTACAAATCGCTCTATGAAAATCCCTCTGTAAAAGCCTGGATTGAGCTTACAAAGGTGTGTATGACCCAGATCATTCTCTTTAACCGGCGCAGGGAAGGAGAGGTGGCAAGCATGCCCTTATCTGCATTTTTATCGAGAGACACCTCTGATCCACATCAGGATGTGGACTGGGCTCTGTCTGAAGTGGAAAGAAAACTTTACAGACACTTTACACGGATTGTCACCAGGGGGAAACGTGGTCGCCCAGTTCCAATTCTATTGACTCCAAAAATGCTGTGTGCATTAGAACTCCTTGCTAAGCAGAGAGGGGCCTGTGGGGTACTAAAGGACAATCAGTATATGTTTGCGAGACCAGAAGCTATGACACATTTCCGAGGTTCTGATTGCATCCGTGGATTTGCCAAGGTGTGTGGTGCAAAATGTCCTGAATCACTGACATCTACCAGACTGCGAAAGCATGCTGCAACCCTTTCAACTGTGCTGAacatgacagacacagagatggACCAGCTGGCCACCTTTCTTGGACATGACATTAGAATCCATCGTGAGTTCTATAGACTCCCTGAGAAGACCCTGCAACTTGCAAAGATCAGCAAAGTTCTAATGGCACTCGAGCAGGGAAGATTAGCTGAGTTTCATGgcaagaacttggatgaaattCAGATAGATCCAGATG AAAAAGTTCTGGACAGTGATGAGGAAGACTTCCAGGAGAAATGTCAGGCAGATTCATCAATTATAGATG AACCATCAGCAGAGGAGATACTTCCTCCTACCGAAAGGAATGAAATGCCGCCACCACCGTCCAAGAGACATAAACCACTACCATTAGATGATACATCACCGTCAGTAGTCAGTACTGTGAGGCCTTCATCCAAAG GTAAAGTGACCCAAAAGAAGAGACCCTGGCAGCAGACAGAGGTGCAGGCAGTGGAGAGGCACATGAATCGGTTCATCATATCTGGTATTGTGCCAGCAAAGAGCGATTGCGAGAGGTGTTTAAGAGCGGAACCAGAAGCTCTTAAGCAAAGAAACTGGGAGAACTTGAAATTCTATGTGTATAATCGCATCACGGCCTACAAAAGGGAAATTCAACGTAAATAG
- the LOC125715142 gene encoding uncharacterized protein LOC125715142 isoform X8, which produces MGSDDSRPSLLSKTPIYDATEPNNTPQQIANEDEVFVPRLRRTKSIEMKDAVPDNSDELYDSTSGSNDDYIPDTTCESDSGSEYSFKQNLRTKNQSFDLLDVSGSVSSQVCDSTTPDKMTYDDHNLASEVTGAEEEEPSSSQNVNDIMVVKALKKRGGNRIYNKKHYCLYCSKPYSKIARHLEGAHENKPDVAKALSFPKGSKERKKQLDYIRNRGNYAHNAAVMESGKGELVPFRRPHKEVQGKEFMHCAYCQGLFTRKVLWRHMHNCKLKPGSVTSKPGKNRVQSMCTYTGPVPSHVSKQLWGVIGAMNPDPVTDIIKNDQVIIALGQHLLNKGGPSRKNQQYVREKMREIGRLIYNASKVTTLKKLEDFINPKNYMDTVKAVKFTCGYDSETNKFLIPSLANKLGNALVKVSKLLKAQGLISNNKELVENASKFLDVHQQKWNEMISATALRNISEAKWNVPTLMPFTEDVQKMHAYLNEMQDNWYKSLYENPSVKAWIELTKVCMTQIILFNRRREGEVASMPLSAFLSRDTSDPHQDVDWALSEVERKLYRHFTRIVTRGKRGRPVPILLTPKMLCALELLAKQRGACGVLKDNQYMFARPEAMTHFRGSDCIRGFAKVCGAKCPESLTSTRLRKHAATLSTVLNMTDTEMDQLATFLGHDIRIHREFYRLPEKTLQLAKISKVLMALEQGRLAEFHGKNLDEIQIDPDEKVLDSDEEDFQEKCQADSSIIDEPSAEEILPPTERNEMPPPPSKRHKPLPLDDTSPSVVSTVRPSSKGKVTQKKRPWQQTEVQAVERHMNRFIISGIVPAKSDCERCLRAEPEALKQRNWENLKFYVYNRITAYKREIQRK; this is translated from the exons aTGAAAGACGCTGTTCCTGACAATTCTGATGAACTTTATGATTCCACATCAGGGAGTAATGATGATTATATTCCAGATACCACTTGTGAAAGTGACAGTGGAAGTGAATACAGCTTTAAACAAAACCTAAGGACCAAGAATCAGTCTTTTGATTTGCTTGATGTCTCTGGTTCAGTGAGTTCCCAAGTCTGTGACTCGACAACCCCAGACAAAATGACTTATGATGACCACAACCTTGCATCTGAAGTCACTGGAGCAGAAGAAGAAGAACCCTCTTCAAGTCAGAATGTAAATGACATCATGGTTGTTAaggcattaaaaaaaagagGAGGGAATAGAATTTACAACAAGAAACACTATTGCTTGTATTGCTCTAAACCATATTCTAAGATCGCAAGGCATCTAGAAGGTGCACATGAAAATAAACCTGATGTAGCTAAAGCTCTAAGCTTTCCAAAGGGTTCCAAGGAGAGGAAAAAACAGCTAGATTATATTCGTAACAGAGGAAATTATGCTCACAATGCTGCTGTAATGGAGTCAGGAAAGGGGGAACTAGTGCCATTTAGGCGACCTCATAAAGAAGTGCAGGGAAAGGAATTCATGCACTGTGCATATTGTCAAGGTCTTTTTACAAGAAAGGTTCTTTGGCGGCATATGCATAATTGTAAACTTAAACCCGGATCAGTCACCTCCAAACCAGGAAAGAACCGTGTTCAGTCCATGTGTACATACACAGGGCCTGTGCCTTCACACGTAAGTAAACAACTGTGGGGAGTAATCGGTGCCATGAATCCTGACCCAGTCACAGATATAATCAAAAATGACCAAGTCATTATTGCTCTTGGACAGCACTTGTTAAACAAAGGTGGACCATCACGCAAGAATCAACAGTATGTTCGAGAGAAGATGAGAGAAATCGGAAGGCTGATTTACAATGCCAGCAAAGTGACCACCTTAAAAAAATTGGAAGATTTCATAAATCCAAAGAACTACATGGACACTGTCAAAGCTGTCAAGTTTACATGTGGGTATGACAGTGAAACAAACAAGTTCTTAATTCCATCACTGGCAAACAAACTTGGAAATGCCTTGGTTAAAGTAAGTAAACTTTTAAAAGCTCAGGGTTTAATCTCAAACAACAAAGAGCTTGTTGAGAATGCCAGTAAGTTTCTAGATGTCCATCAGCAAAAGTGGAATGAGATGATCTCAGCTACTGCATTGAGGAACATCAGTGAAGCAAAGTGGAATGTGCCCACTCTCATGCCCTTTACTGAAGATGTCCAAAAAATGCATGCATATCTCAATGAAATGCAGGATAACTGGTACAAATCGCTCTATGAAAATCCCTCTGTAAAAGCCTGGATTGAGCTTACAAAGGTGTGTATGACCCAGATCATTCTCTTTAACCGGCGCAGGGAAGGAGAGGTGGCAAGCATGCCCTTATCTGCATTTTTATCGAGAGACACCTCTGATCCACATCAGGATGTGGACTGGGCTCTGTCTGAAGTGGAAAGAAAACTTTACAGACACTTTACACGGATTGTCACCAGGGGGAAACGTGGTCGCCCAGTTCCAATTCTATTGACTCCAAAAATGCTGTGTGCATTAGAACTCCTTGCTAAGCAGAGAGGGGCCTGTGGGGTACTAAAGGACAATCAGTATATGTTTGCGAGACCAGAAGCTATGACACATTTCCGAGGTTCTGATTGCATCCGTGGATTTGCCAAGGTGTGTGGTGCAAAATGTCCTGAATCACTGACATCTACCAGACTGCGAAAGCATGCTGCAACCCTTTCAACTGTGCTGAacatgacagacacagagatggACCAGCTGGCCACCTTTCTTGGACATGACATTAGAATCCATCGTGAGTTCTATAGACTCCCTGAGAAGACCCTGCAACTTGCAAAGATCAGCAAAGTTCTAATGGCACTCGAGCAGGGAAGATTAGCTGAGTTTCATGgcaagaacttggatgaaattCAGATAGATCCAGATG AAAAAGTTCTGGACAGTGATGAGGAAGACTTCCAGGAGAAATGTCAGGCAGATTCATCAATTATAGATG AACCATCAGCAGAGGAGATACTTCCTCCTACCGAAAGGAATGAAATGCCGCCACCACCGTCCAAGAGACATAAACCACTACCATTAGATGATACATCACCGTCAGTAGTCAGTACTGTGAGGCCTTCATCCAAAG GTAAAGTGACCCAAAAGAAGAGACCCTGGCAGCAGACAGAGGTGCAGGCAGTGGAGAGGCACATGAATCGGTTCATCATATCTGGTATTGTGCCAGCAAAGAGCGATTGCGAGAGGTGTTTAAGAGCGGAACCAGAAGCTCTTAAGCAAAGAAACTGGGAGAACTTGAAATTCTATGTGTATAATCGCATCACGGCCTACAAAAGGGAAATTCAACGTAAATAG